One window from the genome of Gimesia aquarii encodes:
- a CDS encoding iron chaperone: protein MQYDAKTPAEYMEMLDDDWRRETLSNLRAIIQLKAPIFDEGIQHKMLSYGDRRGPLFHLNAQKHYVSLYVGDAKKIDPDGSLLEGIDVGKGCIRFKKSVSLSETRIDEFVERAVELWNQGENLGC, encoded by the coding sequence ATGCAATATGATGCAAAAACGCCTGCTGAATACATGGAAATGCTGGATGATGATTGGCGGCGAGAAACACTTTCGAACCTCCGAGCAATCATACAATTAAAAGCCCCAATTTTTGATGAGGGGATCCAACATAAAATGCTGAGTTACGGTGATCGCAGAGGTCCTCTGTTTCATCTTAATGCACAGAAACATTATGTCAGCCTTTATGTAGGAGATGCGAAAAAAATCGACCCTGACGGTAGCTTGCTCGAAGGGATTGATGTGGGAAAAGGGTGCATCCGATTCAAAAAATCGGTGTCTCTCTCTGAGACGCGTATTGATGAATTTGTGGAGCGCGCGGTCGAATTGTGGAATCAAGGTGAAAACCTGGGATGTTAG
- a CDS encoding DUF5946 family protein, which translates to MAKQKGLLVPKSTKTPYKERQCPGCRLRMPANTAAAYDGYYHCSPECWSIYSEVLGTQFSNAIIFGQIHQMTVDAYALQHAGGSHKNKSITIHLAGLHAAYNLGIPQTQIPRLLQRLANHIQHWPYYVPPQSTGPLTAFDIALASTMEEHILRVKKWADFVWDAWSDHHTKIASLVSSHLH; encoded by the coding sequence ATGGCAAAACAGAAAGGGCTCTTAGTTCCAAAATCTACTAAGACGCCTTACAAAGAGCGTCAGTGCCCCGGTTGCCGACTTCGAATGCCTGCCAATACAGCGGCAGCCTATGACGGATATTACCACTGTTCTCCCGAGTGCTGGAGTATTTATAGCGAAGTTCTGGGAACTCAATTCAGTAACGCGATTATCTTTGGACAGATTCATCAGATGACGGTTGATGCCTATGCACTTCAGCATGCAGGTGGTTCCCATAAGAATAAGTCGATAACGATTCATCTTGCTGGTCTGCATGCAGCATACAATCTCGGAATACCTCAGACACAGATTCCCCGTTTACTTCAACGGCTTGCAAATCATATTCAACACTGGCCCTATTATGTACCTCCACAATCCACTGGTCCGTTGACAGCTTTCGATATTGCGCTGGCAAGTACGATGGAAGAACACATCTTGCGAGTCAAGAAGTGGGCCGATTTCGTTTGGGATGCCTGGTCGGATCACCATACAAAAATTGCGTCTCTCGTTTCGTCACATTTGCATTAG
- a CDS encoding GNAT family N-acetyltransferase: MNYKIVSLTERYDLFETQDKVCCEVWPEFMLHSPVADAYWMQFIEAFKDYQLLMMERDDILAVINTVPIHFDKSMHELPDEGWDWGVKNSITTFQEGLKPNLLMGVQIVVNKNYQGKGLSALAVKEMANLARKKEFNNLIIAVRPSDKHHYPLIQMENYIKWQNENNLPFDNWLRVHAKAGGEIIKTCSKSMTIPGTISEWKAWTNLDFPGSGSFIIPGALNPVSIDLEKEQGLYIEPNVWIRHKIF; this comes from the coding sequence ATGAACTATAAAATTGTTTCATTAACAGAACGGTATGATTTATTTGAAACACAGGATAAAGTCTGTTGTGAAGTCTGGCCTGAATTTATGCTGCATAGTCCTGTCGCAGATGCTTATTGGATGCAATTTATCGAAGCATTTAAGGATTATCAATTATTAATGATGGAGAGAGATGATATCCTTGCGGTCATAAACACTGTTCCAATTCACTTTGATAAGAGTATGCATGAGCTTCCGGACGAAGGATGGGACTGGGGTGTCAAGAATTCGATTACCACATTTCAGGAGGGGCTCAAGCCGAATCTCTTGATGGGAGTGCAGATTGTTGTCAATAAAAATTATCAGGGGAAAGGTTTGAGCGCTCTCGCCGTAAAAGAAATGGCGAACTTAGCACGCAAAAAAGAATTCAACAATTTAATCATTGCGGTTCGGCCTAGCGACAAACATCATTATCCACTCATACAGATGGAAAATTATATTAAATGGCAAAATGAAAACAATTTACCATTTGATAACTGGCTGAGAGTGCACGCGAAAGCGGGGGGAGAAATCATTAAAACGTGCTCTAAGTCTATGACAATTCCAGGAACAATTTCCGAATGGAAAGCATGGACAAATTTGGATTTTCCCGGCTCGGGGTCCTTCATCATTCCGGGAGCACTCAATCCGGTATCCATTGATCTGGAAAAAGAGCAGGGACTCTATATCGAACCCAATGTATGGATACGTCATAAAATTTTTTAA
- a CDS encoding VOC family protein has translation MEVDHLDHLVLTVKDIEATIQFYESVMGMQKISFGDGRFALTFGNQKINLHELGNEFEPKAGNVKEGSADLCFIINTPVEDAIMHVQSLDVNIIEGPVTRTGAVGKIVSAYFRDPDGNLIEVSNYEDS, from the coding sequence ATGGAAGTTGATCATCTGGACCATCTGGTTTTAACCGTCAAAGATATCGAAGCCACAATTCAATTTTATGAATCAGTGATGGGAATGCAAAAAATCTCGTTTGGGGATGGACGATTTGCTCTGACATTTGGCAATCAGAAAATCAACCTGCACGAACTAGGTAACGAATTCGAACCCAAGGCCGGAAATGTAAAGGAAGGGAGTGCTGATCTCTGCTTTATCATCAATACCCCAGTTGAAGATGCCATCATGCATGTGCAAAGCCTAGATGTGAATATTATTGAAGGTCCTGTGACGCGTACCGGCGCGGTCGGGAAAATTGTCTCGGCCTACTTTCGCGATCCTGATGGGAATCTGATCGAAGTGTCGAATTATGAGGACTCTTAA
- a CDS encoding CDP-alcohol phosphatidyltransferase family protein codes for MSDLNARRPLKVRDVKIVNTFARYLSGKKITPNQISVTSVVFAAFSAGCFLLFARYQYWWLLILAGLFIQCRLLCNLFDGMVAVEGGKSTKSGELFNDIPDRVADPLILVCAGYAIHVVSYGGELGWCAGLLAVMTAYIRTLSASIGAPVDFKGPMAKQHRMAVLTFACIFAALEIVFRQTDYTLLIALTLISLGCVITCIRRTISAYRFLEA; via the coding sequence ATGAGTGATCTGAATGCCAGACGTCCACTCAAGGTGCGGGATGTCAAAATTGTGAATACGTTTGCGCGCTATTTAAGCGGCAAAAAAATTACTCCTAATCAAATTTCCGTCACCAGTGTTGTCTTCGCCGCGTTTTCTGCCGGTTGCTTTTTACTTTTTGCTCGATATCAGTATTGGTGGTTATTGATTCTGGCCGGTTTGTTTATTCAATGTCGATTACTCTGTAATCTATTTGATGGGATGGTTGCCGTTGAAGGTGGAAAGAGCACTAAATCGGGGGAATTGTTTAACGATATTCCCGACCGCGTGGCCGACCCTTTGATTTTGGTTTGTGCTGGCTACGCAATACATGTCGTCAGCTATGGTGGTGAGCTGGGCTGGTGTGCCGGTCTTTTGGCTGTGATGACAGCTTACATTCGGACTTTAAGTGCCAGTATTGGGGCTCCCGTTGATTTCAAAGGGCCGATGGCCAAACAACATCGTATGGCCGTGCTGACATTTGCCTGTATCTTTGCGGCATTGGAAATCGTGTTCCGGCAGACCGATTATACATTATTGATTGCTCTCACCTTAATTTCCCTCGGTTGTGTGATCACCTGCATTCGCCGAACGATTTCTGCCTATCGATTTCTGGAAGCATAA